A single Sphingomonas sp. IW22 DNA region contains:
- a CDS encoding cysteine desulfurase: MTVATDARPLDLLADFPAIPDGWAYLDTAATAQKPRAVIDAITRAYDTTYATVHRGVYQRSADMTLAYEAARRRVADFIGAGSADECVFVRGATEGINLVAQSWAATHLKPGDRILLSLLEHHSNIVPWQLVAERLGVGIDVVPLTDDQAIDLDAMAAMLTPAHKLVALAHVSNVTGAILDARRAADLAHGVGAKLLLDGCQAVPRLAVDVQALGCDFYVFSGHKLYGPTGIGVLWGRPELLDSMPPWQGGGAMIDKVSFAGTTYAPAPARFEAGTPHIVGVLGLHAAIDYVEATGLDAIHAHESALVTQTRDALSTLNSVRLFGPADSAGIVSFAVDGVHPHDVGTILDEGQVAIRAGHHCAQPLMDALNIPATARASFGVYNGPADVAALVKGIERVTRIFG; the protein is encoded by the coding sequence ATGACCGTGGCAACCGACGCGCGCCCGCTCGACCTCCTTGCCGATTTTCCGGCAATCCCCGATGGCTGGGCGTATCTCGACACCGCAGCCACCGCGCAAAAGCCGCGCGCCGTGATCGACGCGATCACCCGCGCCTATGACACCACCTATGCCACGGTGCATCGCGGCGTCTATCAACGCTCCGCCGACATGACGCTGGCCTATGAAGCCGCCCGCCGCCGCGTGGCTGACTTTATCGGCGCAGGCAGCGCGGACGAATGCGTGTTCGTGCGCGGTGCGACCGAGGGGATCAACCTTGTCGCGCAAAGCTGGGCTGCGACCCATCTGAAGCCCGGCGACCGCATTCTGTTGTCGCTGCTTGAGCACCACTCGAACATCGTGCCGTGGCAGTTGGTCGCCGAGCGGCTTGGTGTTGGAATCGACGTCGTGCCGCTGACCGACGATCAGGCGATCGACCTTGACGCGATGGCCGCGATGCTGACGCCCGCGCACAAGCTGGTCGCGCTTGCGCATGTGTCCAACGTGACGGGCGCCATTCTGGATGCGCGCCGCGCCGCTGATCTGGCGCACGGCGTGGGCGCAAAGCTGCTGCTCGACGGGTGTCAGGCGGTGCCGCGTCTGGCTGTCGACGTTCAGGCGCTGGGCTGCGATTTCTATGTGTTTTCAGGGCACAAGCTTTACGGCCCGACTGGCATCGGCGTGCTGTGGGGTCGCCCCGAGCTGCTCGACTCCATGCCGCCATGGCAGGGTGGCGGTGCCATGATCGACAAGGTGTCGTTCGCGGGTACCACCTATGCCCCGGCCCCCGCGCGGTTCGAGGCGGGTACGCCGCATATCGTCGGCGTCCTCGGCCTGCATGCCGCTATCGATTATGTCGAGGCGACCGGCCTGGATGCGATCCACGCGCACGAATCCGCGCTGGTGACGCAAACCCGCGATGCGCTGTCCACACTCAATTCGGTACGGCTGTTCGGCCCGGCGGATTCGGCGGGGATCGTCAGCTTCGCCGTCGACGGGGTGCATCCTCACGACGTCGGCACCATATTGGACGAGGGACAGGTCGCGATCCGCGCGGGCCATCATTGTGCCCAGCCATTGATGGACGCACTGAACATCCCCGCCACCGCGCGCGCCAGCTTTGGCGTGTATAACGGGCCGGCCGATGTCGCGGCGCTCGTCAAGGGAATTGAACGCGTTACACGGATTTTCGGATGA
- a CDS encoding SufD family Fe-S cluster assembly protein yields the protein MSDLPTNKMEAWRWTDLSALEAARATPRATVLPPVEDFWIEGEGPRLVFVDGAFDAARSTPGPVAVEALSADSTHPLAAATTGTGWRLSLDAERAVTNIQIVHVSTGGENHLPGRIELGRDAVASVVETYVGTGWSNRLTTLTLAEGARLMRSVRILQDSGFVSLRDEATIGQAASLASTFLGAGGAGARIDGHLHVTGNGGFAEMGGALLTRGEERKECAVTVLHDALDGSSRQYWRAVAADRSAASLAARVDVARGAQKTDGEQSLRGLLLHRTATVNLKPELEIFADDVKCAHGATVGELDKRALFYLKSRGIPHGLATAMLTRAFVADAIDRIGEDAVREAFAADAERWLTAAL from the coding sequence GTGAGCGACCTGCCCACCAACAAGATGGAGGCGTGGCGCTGGACCGACCTGTCCGCGCTTGAGGCCGCCCGCGCCACGCCGCGCGCGACCGTCCTGCCGCCGGTCGAGGACTTCTGGATCGAGGGCGAAGGCCCACGGCTGGTGTTCGTCGACGGCGCGTTCGACGCCGCGCGCAGCACCCCCGGCCCCGTGGCGGTCGAGGCGTTGAGCGCCGACAGCACCCACCCCCTCGCCGCCGCGACTACCGGCACCGGCTGGCGCCTGTCGCTGGATGCCGAGCGGGCGGTTACCAACATTCAGATCGTCCATGTCTCAACCGGCGGTGAAAACCACCTGCCCGGCCGGATCGAACTGGGCCGCGATGCGGTGGCGTCGGTGGTTGAAACCTATGTCGGCACCGGCTGGTCGAACCGGCTGACCACGCTGACGCTGGCAGAGGGCGCGCGCCTGATGCGCTCGGTCCGCATCCTTCAGGACAGCGGCTTCGTTTCGCTGCGCGACGAAGCGACCATCGGACAGGCCGCCAGCCTTGCCAGCACCTTCCTTGGCGCCGGCGGTGCGGGTGCGCGGATCGACGGCCATCTGCACGTCACCGGCAATGGCGGCTTTGCCGAAATGGGCGGCGCACTGCTGACGCGCGGCGAGGAGCGCAAGGAATGTGCCGTCACCGTGCTGCACGATGCGCTGGACGGATCGAGCCGTCAATACTGGCGCGCCGTCGCCGCCGATCGCTCTGCCGCCAGCCTGGCCGCGCGGGTCGATGTCGCACGCGGCGCACAGAAAACCGATGGTGAACAGTCACTTCGCGGCCTTCTTTTGCATCGCACGGCAACCGTAAACCTCAAGCCCGAGCTGGAAATCTTCGCAGACGATGTGAAGTGCGCGCATGGCGCGACCGTGGGTGAGTTGGACAAGCGCGCGCTGTTCTACCTGAAATCGCGTGGCATCCCGCACGGGCTGGCGACTGCGATGCTGACCCGCGCGTTCGTTGCCGACGCCATCGACCGCATCGGCGAAGACGCCGTGCGCGAAGCATTCGCTGCGGACGCCGAACGCTGGCTGACGGCGGCGCTGTGA